The genomic interval TTCATTATAACACCAATATGttcagtatatactgtataccaaTAGTGCATCACGAGAACTGCCTTATTGGTGTTATATAGCGTGTTATAAACATATTATATGCTTCCGTTATCAATTTATACACAAGTTATAAACGTTGCGATAAACCATAATGCctattcataaataattataacaatgtgTGTAATAAATGCTTTATAACATGTTATGAATCTATTCATAGGTCATTATAGGCCTTTGTAGGAAGTGTTGCTGCATGATGTTATTATTGATCATTCTTTCACATAGTGTAGTCTTTTAATtgatgaaggtgtgtgtgtgtgtgtgttttgtaggtTCTGCAGACTCTTTACTCAGGTCGTTTTTCCCGGACGGAATGAGCGAATCTCTGGTTGCGTATCTGCTGTACGGAGTCCTGAACGCTCTGAAGTACCTGCACCACATGGGCTACATACACAGGTACACACTAGGGGTTGGAGCAGTTTCAATTCTTACTGCTTGACGTCGACTTGTAGCCTTTCTAGGCAACGAAAAGAAATGAACGCAGTGCAGAGTACTACATATGTGCATCATACTGTGTACCAACTCTTAAACCATGTGTCTCAGCTGATTCTGTAACTAAGAGTGTGCAGCACGGAAGCTCACGCCCATCAGCAGAGGCATCCTTATAACTCACTGACTGGTCTTCTTTGGACGGAGGTTGCTATGGCTACAGAAACATCTGGGAGGTTTTTTCCGCCATGTTCGACTCCGTAGCATCCAAAAcgagtctctgtgtgtgtggtgatcatgtaatgttaatgttctgCTGCTAGCATTAGCTGCCCACCTGTggtaatccacacacacacacacacacacacacacacacacatgttgtctcctctctctctctccggctGTGTCAGAGGTGTGAAGGCGAGTCATGTGCTGCTGTCGGCAGGGGGCCATGTGTGTCTCTCCGGCCTGCAGTGTGTTTACAGCCTGATGAGAGACGGGAGGAGGATGGAGGTTGTGTTCGATATGCCGCAACACACACCCTCACTGCTGCCCTGGCTCAGCCCCGAGCTCCTgagacaggtacacacacacacacacacacacacacacacacacacaccctcactgcTGCCCTGGCTCAGTCCCGAGCTCCTGAGACAGGtataggtacacacacacacacacacacacacacacaccccttcattccttccttttgTCCCTCCttaccttctttctttctttcaatccatccatttccacATACAGAGCTCATCtcatcaggtgtgtgtgtgtgtgtgtctgtgtgtgtgtatatgtttgtgtgttgctGCAGGATCTCCATGGTTACGGAGTGAAGTCTGATATCTACAGTGTGGGTGTGTTGGCGTTGGAGCTGGTCAGTGGAAGAGTTCCGTTCCAGGATCTGCCCCCCACCCTGgtaccacaacacacacacacacacacacactacattcagagacaggcaaagtgtatttagtgtgtgtgtgtgtgtgtgtgtgtgtgtagatgttgCTGCAGAAGCTGCGTGGCTCTCTGAGCTGCATGCTCGACGGCGCCCCCTATGCCCTGGGAGATTTCAGCGGTCTGAAGGTGTCACGCTCCGGAGTGGACTCGGGGATCGGAGAGAGCGTCGCTGCAGGAAGTCTAACTCGCACCGCCACAGCAGAGAGACCGCAAAGCCCAGCCCCCAAAAACCACTCCGCCACCTTACACAACCTGCTACAGCTCTGCCTACAACAGCAACCTGAACGCAggtcagtcacacacacacacacacacacatactcacacatatacacacacacacacacacacacacacacatacacacacacactcacacattcacacacacacacacacacacactcacacatacatatacacacacacacatatatatatatatatatatatacacacacacacacacacacacacacaacaccccAAATATAaagcagacatgttttctttctgtttctgtctcacaGGCCATCAGCATCAGCTCTCCTCTCTCATCCCTTCTTTAAACAGGtgagctttctctctctgtctctctctccctctctctctctctctccctctctctctgtctctctctccctctctctctgtctctctctccctctctctctctctctgtctctccctctctctctgtctctctctccctctctctgtctctctctccctctctctctctctgtctctctctgtctctccctctctctctgtctctctctccctctctctctctctccctctctctctctgtctctctctccctctctctgtctctctctctctctccctctctctctctctctgtctctctctgtctctccctctctctgtctctctctccctctctctgtctctctctctctctctctccctctctctctctctctgtctctctctgtctctccctctctctgtctctctctccctctctctctgtctctctctctctctccctctctctctctctctgtctctctctgtctctccctctctctgtctctctctccctctctctctgtctgtctctccctctctctttctctctctctccctctctctacatttctctcttcttcctctgtctgtcaTTCACTTGCCAtctatctctcttcctcctaatctttctctgtctttctgtttatcctactttctctttcttcatatttctccttatctctctctctctcttactctccaTCTCAccatttcactctctctctctctgtcattctctttctgtcgctctctctcttgctgcaATCGAGTTAGACTTGTTttctcctactctctctctctctctctctctctctctctctctctctcgctctcatctAAATTTTTCCTCAGTCtatctctccttgtctctccagATCTCTGTCTTATAATACACATAATAAGAATGACaatgattctgtgtgtgtgtgtgtgtgtgtgtgtgtgtgtgtgtctgtctcaggTGAAGAAACACACCTCGGACTCGTTCCTCAGTCTGGTGTACCCAGCCATTCCCCTCTCCTGCCCCGTGGACGTTCCCCTTTCTCCCCCGCTGCtccacaccgacacacacaccgACGCCAACCCTGAGCCTGCGGATGGAGGAGTGTGGGATTTCTCCtaatacacactctatacactctgtacacactgTATCAGCTTGACAGCTCAGTGTatctccctgtctttctctgtcatATCTCTCAACTCTGGAGATCAGTCCGCAGTTCACACCTTTCCCCCTACACACACTCTTCTACTGTGAGCCTCCATACCGGCTGATCCCGTACCTCTCGCTATAGACCGTACAGTGGAAAATCTTCACGTCATCATCCGAGCTTTGTTCCATTGTGTACAGAAAATAATGGACAAACTGACAGGAAACGTTTCCTCACCGATACGGAGCTGAAAATTCCCATAACCGCCGTATTACTGGCTGATTAAACGTTAGACAGGTAACAGTGACTGATCTGATAAACACTTCGAGGTATGAGAGGAACTGTAAAAGTACCGCATAGGTTctgttatatatttttccaaCATGATAACATGATATTATATCTCTTTTTGTCCTAAGAGCTTATTTTAACTACGGCTGTAAGGGTAGACCTTACGTTTTCATTAtttgttacttttgatattaaaattatatgaaaatattttcttttttttttttatatacacatatatatgataCACAAAAGTCTTTAAACCAGTACAATAGATCATTCTTGCTGAGATAAATAACCGcatagacaaaaatgttttttttaaaaaaaaggaaaagaaaaaggagttCGAATCTAATGAtgagtctaataataataacgataacaaattatttattattttttaaattattattattattattattataatcacaATTAAGCCATGCTGTGATTTACTGCACGTTTATAAACCTATTACAGTACCAGAGCCTTATTTAAACCCCGTACGGTTCCACTTTCATTAAGACATCACGAGGTCAAATTTTTTGTTTGGTATTTCTTCAAAAATAGCCTCGTGTTCATGAGAACGGTTTTCTTCTCAAACGTTTAGAGACGCGTTATTAAACCTTAGTGACTTCCGACACACCACTGTAGTAACGAAACCGATATACTGAGCCTCCAACGCTGGGAACACGAAATGGGAAAAGAGTGCGtgtctgtaggtgtgtgtgtgtgtgtgtgtgtgtgtgtgtgtgtgtgtgtgcatgcactatGATCGAcctccaggtttttttttttcccagtgccGAAACCTGAACCTTGTGTTAACAGAACCTGTGAAGAAACATAAAGTCACTTCCATACTGTTGAAGAACTAAAGACTGTGATGGACTCCTTATGGACTTTCTGTAAACTGTACGAGTCATTATAATGTGTGATAAATATATTCTTACCCACTTTGTTAATAATTGCTCTACTGTCTTTTCTGACGTCTTTTTCTAATCTTTTGATCGTGATTTAATCTCAGGGATTACGTGAGGAGGAAAACGCTTGatggtgtgctgttacaggaaaataatcaacaatgggctGCGGTGATGAAGTTACCTGTAACACCCCAAAGTTACACATCCcggacttttttttattcatcttataccactGCAATTTGCCAACTGAGTACAATTGTTTATTGATTAATGAACgccatactttttatccatttgatacatttatagtaacatttaatgttgtgaaaaccCGCAAagcaagtaataataataataataataataataataataataataataatgtgttccatttatttagagcttatttatGCCACTCAAAAAGATCAACAATAAACAAGTTGGTTTCTGTCCTCGCTTAGGTTATAGCAAGTATAAACagcctctgtcctgaagactttcttgtgGGGGAAAACCTACTaaccgttacaaagcactgacactggagactccttccacagacGTTACAGAAACATCTCATTATAGAAAACCTCGACACATCAACTAGTAtatgttgacacaaggcaggctGGTTCCATTTGTCTCAGCACATAGCACGCTCAGCTTCTGACCAAGAGGTGGCGATATATCTTAAAATATACTCATCCATCAGTTACTCACGTCTTTACTCACGTCTTTAGATACATATATGAGTACAACACGATACAGTGCAGTAGTGCGGTGCAACAATGCAGTACAGAGTACAACACATGAACACTGCAAACTGTAGGAAAATCTCTGAGTGGATACTCCGCTTAAATTTACTTATGGAGAACAACAACACCAAcgataataaacataataataacaataaaactaccacaccaataataataataataataataataataataataataataataccaccaccaATATCAACAATAAacataccaccaccaccaccaataataataataataacaataataataataataataataccaccaccaATATCAACAATAAACATACCACCACcactaatagtaataataacaacaaaaacaacaagacataccaccaccaacaataaacataccaccaccaccaccaataataacaacaaaaacaacaaacataccAATAAACATACCATGACCACCACCAATAACAACAaaccaacagcaacaacaacgataacaacataccacaaccaccaccaataataacaacaaaaacaacataccATCACCAGCACTATCAACAACAACCAAAATACCACcaccaacaataaaaatacCACAACAAATCAtaacaacataaacaacaacaaacataccaccaccaccaaaaacaacaaacataccaccaccaccaccaacaataaACATACcgccaccaacaacaacaataaacatacCACCACCAAAACCAACAAAATACctgattataaatataattatcatcatataatataattatatgattataacactgaaaataataatataacaataatcatcataatagaATTAGTCctatataattaatttataacatgaaataaacaggTGCTTTTAAAGTAAGACCGACTTTAAAACCCCTTCATAAGGTACACTAGAACCCCAGTATGCCGATTGGAACACAGCCCACACCACGCCACGCCTCTTGCAACGCGACTTGTGGCGCTCCAGCTCCACATCGGCACCGTAAAGAAGTCTGTGACTGTCGTAAAGCAGTGAAGCGCTGTCGCAAAACGAacgtcaaaaataaatatataaataataaagctgGAGGGGAAAAATAACAAGAGCGAAGCATGCACTGCTGCGTGCCTGGACTCCCAGTGGCTCGAGTAGGCTCGCTGTACTGAGAATGGGCTTACATTTCCTCCAGTAACTTAAACAATATTTTGAGTCGCCTGTCAAGCCGAGGCTAATCAGGCTAGCTGGCTTGTGTGCAGTGTTTTCATGGAGCTTTACGACATTTAGGACGTTACCGAAGAGGAAGGCAGGTCGAAGTGAGAGGACTGGAAGCAGCTCTCTGTAGGATTATAGTCATCCGGGAGCTGCTTTATTAACTTGGGTAagttaactaactaactaactaactaactaactaacctgCCGAGAATAACAGGATGTCATGTAGATAAAGAGCTGATtattcagcagtgtgtgtatttaagtgtgtgtgtgtgtgagagagttaaTAACATTGGTGGTTGACGTTGCTGTGGCATGCAGAGCTTCTTATTATAGGCTCCTTAATCCGAGGATCTGAAGCTCAAGTAAATATGAGGCTAGTGATATGAAAATGCCCCTAATACCCCTCTAAACTCAAAACTTTACACTTCAGAGAGCAAGTTTATTCTCTAACACACATCTCGAGATGGCTTTCAgagcaaaataaatataataatgatattctGGGGCACTGAAAATACTCATAGGGTCCAATTACTGGCAAATGTCCAGCTCTTTGGTCCTAATTGTGCTGAACtgcttatatataaatatatgataataataataataataataataatgattattattattattaataataataataccaacaaaATCTTTGTACAAAAATGTCTTCAAGTCCTCCCTGCtgaaaacccccccaaaacaataCAAGCCATTACAggcattctaatggtttccactacaagtgccattacaaaccatcagctaagcattaaaaccattactggtccttaatggtgtccactagacataacatgctacCAATCgaaggcaacagattaccagtagagacctacagggaccattacagttcccattaaaatcaatacaattcccattaaaaccattactggtccttaatggtgtccactagacataacatgctacCAGTTGAAGGCAACAAactaccagtagagacccacagggaccattacagtttccattaaagccaatacaattcccattataaccattaaaaccattactggtccttaatgggacccactagacataacatgctatcaatcgaaggcaacaaattaccagtagagacccacagggaccattacagtttccattaaaaccaatacaattcccattataaccattactggtccttaatggtgtccactagacataacatgctacCAGtcgaaggcaacaaattaccagtagagacccacagggaccattacagtttccattaaaaccaatacaattcccattataaccattaaaaccattactggtccttaatggtgtccactagacataacatgctacCAATCgaaggcaacagattaccagtagagacccacagggaccattacagtttccattaaaaccaatacaattcccattataaccattactggtccttaatggtgtccactagacataacatgctacCAGTCGAAGGCAACAAactaccagtagagacccacagggaccattacagtttccattaaagccaatacaattcccattataaccattaaaaccattactggtccttaatgggacccactagacataacatgctatcaatcgaaggcaacaaattaccagtagagacccacagggaccattacagtttccattaaaaccaatacaattcccattataaccattactggtccttaatggtgtccactagacataacatgctacCAGtcgaaggcaacaaattaccagtagagacccacagggaccattacagtttccattaaaaccaatacaattcccattataaccattaaaaccattactggtccttaatggtacccactagacataacatgctatcaatcgaaggcaacaaattaccagtagagacccacagggtccattacagtttccattaaaaccaatacaattcccattataaccattaaaaccattacaaattctctgAGGGTTTctatagttgttgttgttttttttttccagcagggctAAGTCTCCCCAAAATTCTCCTAATTCTTGTTCTTTCTCTGCGATAAGATTTCTGGTCATATCTTACATAAGTAAGTGCCCCCAGGCAGGGTTGCCAAGTCTCAGCACAACTGACGTACGTCTCAGAAACCACACGACtatccagaaaaaaaagtctgaacGTTTGAAAAGGGAGCCGTATTTTCCttgtttgtctttctgtttcttcGGCCGGCGGAAACAAGTTGACCGTGGTGCGCACGCATTTCTAATTTGCGCTATGCCTTTTTATCATTTCATCTTCATCACATTTTCCCTCAATCTTTGGAATATTTTCTTCCGTATTTAAACCTTTTTCCCGGCCATTCTGACGATATACAAACAGAAACCTGTAAAAATGATACATAATAACTATCCTCACTTCTTCATTCGAACGCTTCTCTCACAGCACGATGTTCCCTTTGTTTTGCCATAGAATAGGTTTAACGAGATTAGAGTCTGATTATTCGCTATAAAAAAAGGTCTTAATGATCACAGACTGCTTTGTAAActatcccccccccaaaaaaaaaaaaccccaaacccaaCCACCCCCTAGacctgcttttttccccccgacaTCTGTAGTAATTAAGAAATTCATTCCCAGCGCATAAATCCGAGAAATGGGCGTGTCTTCAGAATGACAGTGCCGTCAAAAATTCCATTCACGCGCCACACACCTCGTTTTAATACAAACGATTAATCCTTGatcggtcacatgaccataacgtGTCTTTATGCTGTACCTACGCCACCCATGCGAATACATCTCTCCTCCGCCACGTCGTCTGTTATAAACTCGGCCGATACGTGGTTTCGTTCAGTTTCTGGTAGGAGATGATAGAGAAGTGTgagcagttatttatttatttatttatttatttatttattctttctggAGTGTCTTCATACTGACGAAAAGTGAAAGCTCTTTTCCTTCAGGATATAATCGAATCTTTACCGGTATGTCAGTTCCGACGGGATTCACGTAGAAATagaaactgaaatgtatttcagCGGTCGTACTGATCATGTCAGCAGTGAGGTGACCGTCTGATCGTACACCGGGACTAGCTGGGAAACCCTGACAGCCCAAATGAACAAATATCTACCtctttttgtgtttctgttctgttttttttcccctctggtAAAGGCTGACAAAAGGATTTTGCATGTGTGCAACCACATATTTCTACCCCATGGAAACTGAACATACTGAAATGCCCTCATCGCCCCCTCCTTCTTTAACACACATCTCTTTTATATTAAGGGTTTCTTAAGACATATTTTCCAGTGGTCATGGCAACGTCTGATATTTCAGTGAGACCCGATCGGCTTTAGGTCTACACTCGGTGTACGGTTAGGACGGACAAAATCTGATAATTATAACTTGTATATGCAGCTgcggtcataagtttacataccccttgcaggcAACACAATAGAttggggggggtgtaaacttatGAGCTCAACTGTAAGGATTAAACGTGAGGGTTATTATAAACCGGCATAAGAAGAACTGCTGATTTATGGCAGCCGTTTCATCACGCCAGCATGATGAAGTCTGTCCCATTCGGATACCAGATGTCTTTTGAGGATCCTTCATTTGGGACTGATTTTGGTATGAATGTCCACTTCAGCTGCCAGGCTTCCTACGCATGTAAAATGACTCGGGATGCACGTCGAAAGAAAACTCCTCCCTGATGCACGTGAAATACGTCAGAAATGTTCGCGACGTGTTTAGTGATTTTCGTTATTCCCGTGAGAAGTCAGCGGCCGTCACGGTCGGACAATCCGTTGGCACGAACGCCGGACTCTACATCCCAGAATGCGACCCGGCTATACGACACAGTTGCCCTGGTTACCACAGAGACTAGTCTACGTGATCATGACGAGCGCGACGGTGTCAGACGGTATTTGCATgaaagctttggaagctgatttgcttgagcagagtgtacaggtGAGGAGATTAGAGAGCTGGGCAGACTGAcggactaaagcgccgccgcaTCGTATCGATCTCTCATCGCAAGTAGAGATGATGCAAGGGCTGACGGTGCGTTCAGTCGTGGCGGGAAGATCGTAAGTCATAATTACGAGCGGGGGAAGCTGTGGATTTTCGTTCGAGCGCAGAGTTTCCGAGTCGGGCGCGTGTCCGTAGGAAAACACGCCGGAGTCGACGGACGCGAAGTCCGTAGTTGGCgctaaatttgttgaaattgaatgtttactcgcctcagaagctgatttcagttattacGTGTTTGGTTTCTGCAGCACGTTATTGTCAGGCGTTTTTATTTGCAAGCTAatttcctgcacacacacacgacagcgTTGTACAATTACGATATAATGCGTAACGATAAAGTTTACAGCAGCTTcgtaaattgattaaaaaacaagCTAGACATACCTTTTGTCCTTCGTTTTCTAGAACTAGAGTTAAAAAACCTTGCTAGGTTTTtgttgtagttaattaagagaagcaACGCCGCCATCTCGCTCCGACACAAGCGACTTGAACGCACCTGACGTCGTAAGTACGACTTCCCGactcgtaaatacgaacttcccaggaggacctGAACGCACAGTAGCACTGCAGAACCACTCAGTCACTATCAGCAGTTagtcaaatggcattgtgggtagtgtaggaaaacatatcaaaagtaaaaaaaaaaaaataaataaatt from Ictalurus furcatus strain D&B chromosome 11, Billie_1.0, whole genome shotgun sequence carries:
- the stradb gene encoding STE20-related kinase adapter protein beta isoform X2, with product MSFLDCSCISAHSQVQPISCEDQYEDISGSYLSSDGSFFGADYDLSGLSADPADYQLLSLLGRGFNNLSQVSMARHRPSGRLVAVKNTNLDECTEEELLQLMNEALLSRLFRHPNLLTSRLVFSSCCQLWVLSPLMTYGSADSLLRSFFPDGMSESLVAYLLYGVLNALKYLHHMGYIHRGVKASHVLLSAGGHVCLSGLQCVYSLMRDGRRMEVVFDMPQHTPSLLPWLSPELLRQDLHGYGVKSDIYSVGVLALELVSGRVPFQDLPPTLMLLQKLRGSLSCMLDGAPYALGDFSGLKVSRSGVDSGIGESVAAGSLTRTATAERPQSPAPKNHSATLHNLLQLCLQQQPERRPSASALLSHPFFKQVKKHTSDSFLSLVYPAIPLSCPVDVPLSPPLLHTDTHTDANPEPADGGVWDFS
- the stradb gene encoding STE20-related kinase adapter protein beta isoform X1 translates to MYSCCSCSSQDCSCISAHSQVQPISCEDQYEDISGSYLSSDGSFFGADYDLSGLSADPADYQLLSLLGRGFNNLSQVSMARHRPSGRLVAVKNTNLDECTEEELLQLMNEALLSRLFRHPNLLTSRLVFSSCCQLWVLSPLMTYGSADSLLRSFFPDGMSESLVAYLLYGVLNALKYLHHMGYIHRGVKASHVLLSAGGHVCLSGLQCVYSLMRDGRRMEVVFDMPQHTPSLLPWLSPELLRQDLHGYGVKSDIYSVGVLALELVSGRVPFQDLPPTLMLLQKLRGSLSCMLDGAPYALGDFSGLKVSRSGVDSGIGESVAAGSLTRTATAERPQSPAPKNHSATLHNLLQLCLQQQPERRPSASALLSHPFFKQVKKHTSDSFLSLVYPAIPLSCPVDVPLSPPLLHTDTHTDANPEPADGGVWDFS